In Camelus dromedarius isolate mCamDro1 chromosome 3, mCamDro1.pat, whole genome shotgun sequence, one DNA window encodes the following:
- the MGAT1 gene encoding alpha-1,3-mannosyl-glycoprotein 2-beta-N-acetylglucosaminyltransferase, whose amino-acid sequence MLKKQPAGLVLWGAILFVAWNALLLLFFWTRPAPGRLPADSALDDDPASLTREVIRLAQDAEVELERQRGLLQQIREHHARWSQRWRVPTVAPPVPPRVPVTSPPAVIPILVIACDRSTVRRCLDKLLHYRPSAERFPIIVSQDCGHEETAQVIASYGSAVTHIRQPDLSNIAVPPDHRKFQGYYKIARHYRWALGQVFHTFKFPAAVVVEDDLEVAPDFFEYFQATYPLLRADPSLWCVSAWNDNGKEQMVDSSKPELLYRTDFFPGLGWLLLAELWAELEPKWPKAFWDDWMRRPEQRQGRACVRPEISRTMTFGRKGVSHGQFFDQHLKFIKLNQHFVPFTQLDLSYLRREAYDTDFLARVYGAPLLQVEKVRTSERSELGEVRVQYTGRDSFKAFAKALGVMDDLKSGVPRAGYRGIVSFLYRGRRVHLAPPQTWDGYDPSWN is encoded by the coding sequence ATGCTGAAGAAGCAGCCAGCAGGGCTTGTGCTGTGGGGCGCCATCCTCTTTGTGGCCTGGAACGCCCTGCTGCTCCTCTTCTTTTGGACGCGCCCGGCGCCTGGCAGGCTGCCCGCAGACAGCGCGCTCGATGACGACCCCGCCAGCCTCACCCGGGAGGTGATCCGCCTGGCCCAGGACGCCGAGGTGGAGTTGGAGCGGCAGCGGGGGCTGTTGCAGCAGATCAGGGAACACCATGCTAGGTGGAGCCAGCGGTGGAGGGTACCCACCGTGGCCCCGCCTGTGCCACCGCGCGTGCCTGTGACCTCCCCACCAGCTGTGATCCCCATCCTGGTCATCGCCTGTGACCGCAGCACTGTCCGGCGCTGCTTGGACAAGCTGCTGCACTATCGGCCTTCGGCTGAGCGCTTCCCCATCATCGTCAGCCAGGACTGCGGGCACGAGGAGACAGCCCAGGTCATTGCCTCCTACGGCAGTGCCGTCACGCACATCCGGCAGCCCGACCTGAGCAACATCGCAGTGCCGCCCGACCACCGCAAGTTCCAGGGCTACTACAAGATCGCACGGCACTACCGCTGGGCGCTGGGGCAGGTCTTTCACACGTTCAAGTTCCCAGCGGCGGTGGTGGTGGAGGATGACCTGGAGGTGGCTCCAGACTTCTTTGAGTACTTCCAGGCCACCTACCCACTGCTGCGGGCCGACCCCTCCCTCTGGTGTGTGTCTGCCTGGAACGACAACGGCAAGGAGCAGATGGTGGACTCGAGCAAGCCCGAGCTGCTCTACCGCACAGACTTCTTccctggcctgggctggctgCTGTTGGCCGAGCTCTGGGCTGAGCTGGAGCCCAAGTGGCCCAAGGCCTTCTGGGACGACTGGATGCGCCGGCCTGAGCAGCGGCAGGGCCGGGCCTGTGTGCGGCCTGAAATCTCTAGGACAATGACCTTTGGCCGCAAGGGTGTGAGCCACGGGCAGTTCTTTGACCAGCACCTCAAGTTTATCAAGCTGAACCAGCACTTTGTGCCCTTCACCCAGCTGGACCTGTCCTACCTGCGGCGGGAAGCCTACGACACAGATTTCCTTGCCCGTGTCTACGGTGCTCCCCTGCTGCAGGTGGAGAAAGTGAGGACCAGTGAGCGGAGCGAGCTTGGGGAGGTGCGGGTGCAGTACACGGGCAGGGACAGCTTCAAGGCCTTTGCCAAGGCCCTGGGAGTCATGGATGACCTCAAGTCTGGTGTCCCTAGGGCTGGCTACCGGGGCATCGTCAGCTTCCTGTACCGGGGCCGCCGTGTccacctggccccaccccagacgTGGGACGGCTATGATCCTAGCTGGAATTAG